A segment of the Triticum urartu cultivar G1812 unplaced genomic scaffold, Tu2.1 TuUngrouped_contig_4903, whole genome shotgun sequence genome:
GTTTGTATTTGAATGAACGCAGCACGCGGGGGCGCCGGCGGATCGCCCAGCGAGTCGCCCGAGCTCGGGGGAGCCATCAGTGTTCCAGACTACTAGTAAGATCCCTTCATCATATCCATTCCCTTCCAACTCCAAACAACAGGATACACCAAAAAACCTAAAGATACATAGCCAAAAAGTAATGCATCAAGTTCCTTGTAAAGATGTTCATACACCTCAGTGGATATCATGGATGAATGGGCATTACAACAAGCAAATTTTAACAGCATCCGTGCAAAAACGTTGCAAGATCCCATAAATAATCGTTCCCCTCCCACTTTAAACAGCAAAGATACATCAAGAAATGAAAGGTACAGacaaaaatatcatcaaattctGCTTAAGCAAGAAGCATGAAGAATACAGTCTCACCTGAGTAAAGAATCAGAAATCAGGATCCTGTGTTGTAGAAGCACACATAGGATATCCCCGTAGATACTAGTACAACAAAATAATGGTATCATGGATGAATGGGCTTTACACCGTCAAGAAAAAAAATGAATGGGCTTACAAGCAAGAAGTTTGCATATTACAGGAAACTAGTTACACCTCTCGTTTCTGTGGGAGCAACATACTCGAATTTAATCAAAAAGCATTCAACACCAATCTAAATTTCGAAGGGGGTAAAATTACCGCCATTGGCTAACTACTTGTGACAACCGGCAAGGGGGcgaaagcaaaaaaaaaaaaagctCTTCTGAGTTCCCGGGCTCACAGTGTCGTAAACTGTGTAGACTTACCTGGAGACAAATCTCACATGATGAactagaaaaaaaattgaaaggtATGGCATATGCCAGGTCAAAATAAGCTGGGGACTAATAGGTTGATGGACACAGAGCCAAATCGAATATCCGGAGTGTATATGTGCAACAAGAAAACCATCAACATACTGCATCCCACTGTAGCATGAAAGAAAAGGTAACACCATGCCTGCCAAAATGCTGCAAGACCTCAGAAATAACCATTTCCTTCCAAACAACTGGATACATCAATCAAGGAACTGAAAGATACAGCCAAAAAATGCATCAAATTCCACATAGGCAACACGATCCGGTTTTGCTGGAGCACGCACGGGCACAGGACGCCTCAGTAGATACCATGGATGAGCGGGCATTACAACAAGCAACAACTTGCCTACAAACTGGAGGCGAAAGCAGCCATGATAGCTGGGAGTCAGAGTTAGCGAGATGGAAGCAAGCTGCTCCGCCACTTGGGTTGTGCGGGAGACCGACGAACCTCAACTGAGAAGCTGACATGAATCTGTTGTGCAGTTCAATCTAGCTCACATGGCAATGCTCGGGCTTTCTTCTCCAACTCGAATTCCTAATGCATCTCATTCCCAAACGGTTCATCTATAAGTGCTTTGTTTTTTCGCTCTCACCCTTGGAGATGCCACTTGTTCTTTCACTCTCTGCTTTCTTCTCCACCAACTGTGTTTTATAGACAAGATCCATAGCTATAGGTGCACCGTTCAACCACTCAAGAGGTACAAACTTGAGTGTTTGCACGGATCGCCCGACTTGGAAGATCTTCATACATTTATGTAAGGTTCCTTGAAATGATTTCACAAAATGAATTGATGACGCGAGCTAGGTAGTCTTCCTTCAGCTACTGAAGGAATACTCTTATGTACTCTGTTTTCAATATGCAGTACTTCATTTTGTGGTTCCGTTTGCCCCTGAAAAATGAAGATATCTCAAATTTGGTAAGGTTATTGGTGATGGCTGCACATAAATCCAGTTTGTTCCTTTTTATTGTGAATGTGTTTATCGCACTACATGAAGAAAACTGAATCGCTTGTATGTTCTCTCATTCAGTTAAACCGCCCATACAGCCCACGAGCGATAACAAAACTGAACTCTCTGTTTATATAGTCAGGAATTTTAGAGAAATAAAATGCTCTTTTTAGTTCCAGGCACACAGCGTCGTAAACCGTGTCGACTTAATGGAGACATATCTCACATCATGAACTGGAAGATAGAAAAATGAAAGGTATAGCATATTTCAGGTCAACTAACATGGGGAGTAATAGGTTGAATGCATACGAGAAATAAGAAAATCATCAGCATCCCACTGTTTGCATGAAAGAACAGCATATAGTACAGTTGAATTCAGAAAGAAACTGGCAAACAAAGTCTAGAACTAAATATATCAAAGATAAAAGCATGCCTACAAAAACGCTGCAAAACCTCGTAAATAATCATGTCCCTCCAAACAACAGGATACATCAAGAAACTGAAAGATACAGCCAATAAATAAGAAATGCATCAAATTCCACATAGGAGCACGCACAGGACACCTCAGTAGCTATCATGGATGAATGGGCATTACAACAAGCAACAACATGCGTATTACATGAAACTGGGAACACTGCTTGTTTGCAAGTACATGGGAGCAGCATGCATGTGAATTTAACCCAAATTCATCCAACACGAGTCAAAATTACACCAGGGGTGGAAGTACCACCACTGGCTAACTACTTGCGATGCcgtccgccaccaccacctctccCTGGTGAATGTCGGCCTCCACGTTGTTGTGGTCTTCTACCACGGAAGGATGAGTTCCCCTGATTAAACTGCCCCGAATTGAATTGCATCGGAGGCTGACCTCCATCTCCACGGGGTGAAGGCAGCGAATTGAACTGCATAGGAGGCTGACCTCCATCTCCACGGAGTGATGGTAGGGAATTGAACTGCATAGGAGGCTGCTGACCTCCATCTCCGCGGGGTGATGGTAGGGAATTGAACTGCATAGGAGGCTGGCCTCCATCTCCGTGCGTTGAAGGGAGGCGCCCATGTCCTTGCATGTTTGCATTTCCAGGAGGCTGATCTCCATCCTCATGTTGTGATGGGAAGCGCCCAAATCCTTGGGTGTTGGGAAATCCAGCAGGTGGCCCTTGGTTGCCAGCCATGTGTGGAAACTGACCAAAGTTGCCTTGCCCCATAGAAAATTGAGATGCCTGACCAAAAGGATGATTTACTGGCGGTCCACCAAATGGCATCATGTTTGCACTCATTGTGCTCCCTGGCATAAATTGTTGTTGGGCCATGGGCATTCCATTTGGGAAGCCACCAAAGTTCTGATTCTGTAAATACTGCTGGAACTGGTTGGCTCCCATAAGTATATTCTGCATAATATTAGCTGCAAGAGCAGCTCCATCAACTCCCATGTTTGGCTGCCCTGGAGGTGGAAGCCCGCCGGGCCAAACCATATTTGGCTGCTGAGAGAACTGCTGTGGATTGATGAAGCAACTGCCCATCTGATTTGCAAGTTGAACAGGTGATGGCATAGCATGATTCATTGAGATTGATGGCAGCATTTTTGGTGCGCTCATAGAAAAGTTTTGAGGACCTGTTTGTCGTGTTGCGCTGTCAGCAACAGCAGTTGCCATATCAGACCGGTGAAATAGAGGCTGTGCTCGGCGATCTGCTGTTGATGCATCATGGATTCTAGGTGGCATGTCCCTTGGTGTACTCATCGGAGAATTTTGTTGACCCGAATGATATGTCACACTGTCAGCCATATCCGAGCGGTGGAAACGACGCTGTGACTGGTGACCAGATGTCGGTGTATTGTGGATCCTTGGTGGCATGTCATTTCGAAATCCAGCACCCCTGGTCTGCGCCCTCTTCTTGTCACCAGAAGGTTTCTTAGAATCATGCGGCCTATCAGTCTGCCTTTTTACCAGTCGTAGTGATCTTTTGTACTCAGCCTCCTGCTCATCATCAGAGAATTCAGGTTCATCTGCCTCCTCATCATGGTCAGCAGATTCATCATAGCCTTTGGCATATAGCTCCTTCATATTTAGGATATGATCTGCAAACTCCACAACAAAGCAGACTGTAGTTCCTGCACTGATCCCAGCAGGCACTTCTTCCACGGAATTATACCGCACAAGATAGTAAGGGTTTTTTACAGGTCCAAATATTTCATCAACAATGCCAAGTGGCGTCCTGCTCTCAGTTATCCAGAGTATAGAACCCTCAGTCAGGGGACTGTGTTCCACTGATCCTTCAACAATCACTCTCTCCCCCATGATCTGGATGACCAGAAAACAGACAACCAATCAGTATATGGATCTCATAGGAAATATACTAGTATTTCAACAGTCTAAACAAGAACCCCTATCTGTCTACAAAAATATCTAACACTGGAAAAATATGCTATTCAAAATAATAGCTGCATTAATGAAATGTATAGACACAATCATCCAAACACTAACAAATTCCAGAATGCACTACTAATACAGTAAAAACATACATCAGTGAGTACCATAGATCTCTGGTTCTTACATTACAATTAGCTACTGGTTTTAACATGTACAGATAACGGTGACTGATTAAATCATCATCAGATTACATAGAAAGAACAGGTACCTATAAAGTGCTGGAAAAACACAGTTTTTGTTTCCAACAAATGCAAACAAAAATCTAGATGAAGTCAAAGTTAAATTCAAGACTTACAGCTGTAATTGTCCCCACTGGAAGTGCCTTATGATGCGGTTCCAACTGCACTTCAATCTTTGGAACTGGAGGAAGTACCTGCAAGGTATGGTACATCTACTTTAGAATAGAGATACAATCAAGGAACAACAATATTTTTACAGTTATATGAGTGGTTTTGGCATAGTTAAAAAAGCCGCGCCTAGCTCTATGCGGTAGCAAAACGGCAAGTGGCAAAACACACAATTAATGCCTAGTGCTTTTTTAAACTTTGGTTTTTGGCAACTGAGCCCAAGTATGTTCATGTAGCAACTACATAGGAATAGAAAATAATTTGTCGCTATGGTAGCTACAGAAAGTGCAGGATTTTCAGAAGAACAAATGGATAACTAAGCATTAACTTCTACTGGGCTATCAATTGAAAAAAATGACTATGAAACAAATGTTTATACAAGTCGGCTGCAACTAACTAGACCCAAGAGAGGTGCACATCGTGAGATAAACTTAATACCTCTACTTCATGTTTGGACTTGATAGGACCCTTTGGTGTttcgtcatcatcctcatcctcGACTCCAGCCATAAGCTCACCCTCTTCAAGGAGGGCCTCCATGTCACTGGGACAACTATGCTTTTTGGCCACCGGCACTTCCTCATCACTGCTCGACGAGGCTTCACTCGACTCCTCATCATTCTTGGccggctcctcctcctcatcaCTGCTTGATGAGGCTTCACTTAATTCCTCATCCTCGCTGCTCTCCGACTCTTCGTCCTTGctctcctcctcccccttgcCTCCTCCACGCTCCA
Coding sequences within it:
- the LOC125528479 gene encoding uncharacterized protein LOC125528479 (The sequence of the model RefSeq protein was modified relative to this genomic sequence to represent the inferred CDS: added 201 bases not found in genome assembly) — protein: MARHPRPPSPSPPPAPPSDPSAAAAAAFDPVEEWLLDDFDFDQAMASELAKSFGLGEAAAAAAAPGGIDFASVSGGGGLGADQIVEEGQGEAAEDKGGPPGLLDAPPGVLLEVKKEAVVLLGGGLGGVPAPVLRIGDFVAQEDSLGAAIDAEMCTVAAGDADASSVAAVHAAASTVPPDDAEMSTVAAVAADTSAMAAVDAETSAMAAVDADTSAIAAVDAETSTAGASVDAEMSAIGAVDADTSTIASVDAEMSSGAMVNKEVERGGGKGEEESKDEESESSEDEELSEASSSSDEEEEPAKNDEESSEASSSSDEEVPVAKKHSCPSDMEALLEEGELMAGVEDEDDDETPKGPIKSKHEVEVLPPVPKIEVQLEPHHKALPVGTITAIMGERVIVEGSVEHSPLTEGSILWITESRTPLGIVDEIFGPVKNPYYLVRYNSVEEVPAGISAGTTVCFVVEFADHILNMKELYAKGYDESADHDEEADEPEFSDDEQEAEYKRSLRLVKRQTDRPHDSKKPSGDKKRAQTRGAGFRNDMPPRIHNTPTSGHQSQRRFHRSDMADSVTYHSGQQNSPMSTPRDMPPRIHDASTADRRAQPLFHRSDMATAVADSATRQTGPQNFSMSAPKMLPSISMNHAMPSPVQLANQMGSCFINPQQFSQQPNMVWPGGLPPPGQPNMGVDGAALAANIMQNILMGANQFQQYLQNQNFGGFPNGMPMAQQQFMPGSTMSANMMPFGGPPVNHPFGQASQFSMGQGNFGQFPHMAGNQGPPAGFPNTQGFGRFPSQHEDGDQPPGNANMQGHGRLPSTHGDGGQPPMQFNSLPSPRGDGGQQPPMQFNSLPSLRGDGGQPPMQFNSLPSPRGDGGQPPMQFNSGQFNQGNSSFRGRRPQQRGGRHSPGRGGGGGRHRK